In the genome of Primulina eburnea isolate SZY01 chromosome 13, ASM2296580v1, whole genome shotgun sequence, the window gatttattatttattattattattatagatagATTTATTAAAATCACACGATTTAAGTTGTTGAGTTTCAGGTAATGCACGGCGGAGACAAGATGGCTGCGGCCGTTGACGGTGGCGTGTTGGTGAAGCTTGAGCTGGGCGGGGCGGCAGCTACGTTCAATCTAGAGAAAGCAGTTTGCAGCCACGGCCTGTTTATGATGGCTCCCAACCATTGGGACCCTCGATCCAAGACCCTCCAACGCCCACTTCGCCTCGGCCTCGACGATCACGAAACCTCGTTCATTGTTCGCGTTTCTCATCCTTCTATGTTTCCTCAAGAGCTTCACATTCTAGTGTTAGGCGCTCGCTCTCTCTGCCCTCAACAGCGACACTCCTTGCTGGTTGGAACTTTTCTGTGACCTTTTTCGTTTTTGTTCTAAATTCAAATGAAATTCATTGCTGATAGGAAGTGGCAACTGCCACTGACATATTAATGTTGCTGTTGGTGAAAATCATGATGCATTGTGCGTCAATGTCCAATTTCTCTTAATTTTCTGCAACTTGTCCAATATGTAAGTTCCTTTTTGTATATGGTTTTCCCAGtgtttgtttgtatgtgtgtatttTATGAGAATTGTTTGTTTTTTCACTCACACGCACAAACGAAATGACTCGAATCATTGAGCTTTCAAGGGAGTATTTCCATTTTTATTACGTGAGTTGTACATTTCTTTTCACTTGTGTCCGAGAGTTACAACTTTAATGTCGAATTAATTTTGTAGAGACAAGTGAGCAGAATGCTGCGACTATCTGAGGAAGAAGATAGGAGGGTGAGGGAGTTCCAAGAAGCACACGAAAAAGCAAAAGAGGGGAATTTTGGGAGAGTATTTCGGTCTCCCACTTTGTTTGAGGATATGGTCAAGTGTATTCTCTTATGCAATTGCCAGTAAGTGAATCCTCTTTCGAATGcgtaaaatattttcaaatgacATGGTTCTTTGATTGacttaaatcaaatcattctcAAATAACTCAGGCTTAAAGATTCATATGCTACCTCTGTATTTCGAAGAAATAGAAAGGGAAAAGAAAGGGGGTATTTAGGGAAAAGAAAAGGAGAAAAGAATAGGGTGAAGGAGCCATCGGAGAGGAAATGGTTATTGGTTATTTTAGCTATGCAAGCACAAAAATTTGGAGGAAGACCTTAGAATGCCTTAGCTGTATGTGTTTTCATCTATAAATTTCTGGTCGtctttatattttgttgaaacTTTTGTGATTGGCTTGTTCCTGGTTTGGATCACTGTTGTCTGGGCTTGGTTCCTTTGCAAATAATTAGCCATAAACCATTCAAAACTTCAGCAAGAAAGCAATACATCCGGGATTATGTTTTTGTCAGCTGTACTTTTGCAGGTGGTCGAGGACTTTGAGCATGGCACAGGCACTTTGTGACCTTCAGTGGGAATTGCAGCATCCCGAATCAGCTGCATCATTTATAATTTCTGAAACTGGAAATATTTCAAGTTGTCAAACATCAGAAATTGAGCACATTATTCCAAAAACACCTGCAGTGAAGGAACCCAAAAGAACATGGAAAGTTAATAAATGTTCAAAAACTTTAGTGAACAGCTATGCAGAGGGTAAAACATCGGAAGGTTATATTGACCTTAAAATTAGTCGTGAAGAACTGTCAGACGCCTCTCATGAAAAAGGGAAACCAAGTCCATACTTACCATCATCAGATGTAGAGCATTGTGAGTCTGAGCAGAATTTGACCACCACTTGTAATGCCGATTCTGATCCTTCTAGTTTTCAGTCTTCAGAAGAGACATTTGTTAACCATTGTACTAGGAGTGGAAATTTTCCATCCCCAAGAGAACTAGCTGGCCTCGATAAGAAGTTTTTGGTGCAGCGCTGCAAGCTTGGCTACAGAGCAGATCGTATAATAAAACTTGCACAGGAAATAGTTGAAGGGAAGATTCAACTGACCGAGCTGGAAGATGATTGCGGTACTTTAAGCTTGGCTGACTGTGATAAGATTGCTGAGAAGCTGAAAGTGATTAAAGGATTTGGACCTTTTACGTGTGCTAATGTGCTGATGTGCATGGGATTTTACCATATCATTCCAACTGATTCAGAAACTATTAGGCATCTAAAACAGGTCTATTTCTTTTCTGAAACTTTCACGTTATCCTTCAACTCATTCATGTCCATCTTTCCAAAAATTAAGCACAATATTATTCATATAATGTCCCAGGTTCACGCGAAAAGCTGTACAATTCAGACTGTTGAAAGGAAACTTGAGCGCATATACGGAAAATATGCTCCATTTCAGTTCCTGGCATACTGGTGTGTATATGGTTTATAATCTCGCTGTTCAAATGATCTTTTGCAGTTTTTCTGGGAATTGAATTCTCTTGAGGGGCTGTACTTTGAACAGGTCAGAAGTGTGGCATTTCTACGAGGAATGGTTTGGAAATCTTGGTGAAATGCCAAGGTCTAGTTATAAACTTATCACTGCTGCAAATATGCGACCAAAGGCAAAAAACGGAAGAAGCAAGAAGCAGAAATTAGAATA includes:
- the LOC140809078 gene encoding uncharacterized protein — protein: MHGGDKMAAAVDGGVLVKLELGGAAATFNLEKAVCSHGLFMMAPNHWDPRSKTLQRPLRLGLDDHETSFIVRVSHPSMFPQELHILVLGARSLCPQQRHSLLRQVSRMLRLSEEEDRRVREFQEAHEKAKEGNFGRVFRSPTLFEDMVKCILLCNCQWSRTLSMAQALCDLQWELQHPESAASFIISETGNISSCQTSEIEHIIPKTPAVKEPKRTWKVNKCSKTLVNSYAEGKTSEGYIDLKISREELSDASHEKGKPSPYLPSSDVEHCESEQNLTTTCNADSDPSSFQSSEETFVNHCTRSGNFPSPRELAGLDKKFLVQRCKLGYRADRIIKLAQEIVEGKIQLTELEDDCGTLSLADCDKIAEKLKVIKGFGPFTCANVLMCMGFYHIIPTDSETIRHLKQVHAKSCTIQTVERKLERIYGKYAPFQFLAYWSEVWHFYEEWFGNLGEMPRSSYKLITAANMRPKAKNGRSKKQKLE